One Spinacia oleracea cultivar Varoflay chromosome 4, BTI_SOV_V1, whole genome shotgun sequence DNA segment encodes these proteins:
- the LOC110786216 gene encoding uncharacterized protein, whose protein sequence is PAKPPALSSFSGDRRNHTHTLAPSLLLLRRNHHRNSFIPHAPAVCRHQKGSSSFPFLSPQGPSDVTSTGTSDQSGLDRDKDGAYVCDPLNSVHMVTNVMETLVKRVLIAESETAIEKEKVNFGKEEIKKKENQLENMSLKLEEMERFAFGTNCILSELRQRVKDFVDETSRQRQRAAENEHELSRVRDFESLKSYVSSLISVRETLISSEKQFQTIEKLFERWIVHF, encoded by the exons CCGGCGAAGCCACCGGCGCTCTCATCCTTCTCAGGTGACCGGCGAAACCACACTCACACACTCGCaccctctctcctccttctcaGGCGAAACCACCACCGGAACTCCTTCATCCCCCACGCACCAGCCGTCTGCCGGCATCAAAAGGGCTCTTCTTCATTtccgtttctctctcctcaag GTCCTAGTGATGTAACATCTACAGGAACTAGTGACCAAAGTGGTCTTGATCGTGATAAAGATGGAGCCTATGTATGCGATCCACTAAACTCCGTGCATATGGTTACAAACGTGATGGAAACTCTGGTTAAAAGGGTTTTAATTGCAGAGTCTGAAACTGCTATTGAGAAGGAGAAAGTCAACTTTGGTAAAGAAGAAATTAAGAAGAAGGAAAATCAACTTGAAAACATGTCTTTGAAGCTTGAGGAAATGGAAAGATTTGCTTTTGGAACTAACTGTATATTAAGTGAGCTGCGACAGCGGGTTAAAGACTTTGTTGACGAGACATCTAGGCAGAGACAGAGAGCTGCGGAAAACGAGCATGAGCTTTCTCGTGTACGTGATTTTGAGTCTCTGAAATCATATGTCAGCAGTCTCATCAGTGTAAGAGAAACACTCATTTCGTCTGAGAAACAATTCCAAACTATTGAAAAGCTCTTTGAAAG ATGGATTGTTCATTTCTGA